The Sphingopyxis fribergensis genome contains a region encoding:
- a CDS encoding DUF11 domain-containing protein, whose amino-acid sequence MMKAPVGGAKHQLLPSCSILALLAAFALPTQAEAAGTRAGSTISNTASASYDTGGGPTTIDSNRVDLLVDELLDVTVDSSNPADVPTTPGATGQVLTFSVTNNGNGVEAFGLTTVANAGGDNYDPVVTQIYLDNGDGVFDASTDTLYTAGANDPSLNPDQSITVFVLATTPGTVVDGNRGIVSLGAAARTGTGVPGTSFAGQGEGGGDAVVGSTGADGTDAGAFIVSAATVTLVKSAVVTNSLGTADPIPGATISYTIVATVAGSGSVSGLAITDNIPADTSYVPGSITLGGSALSDAADADAGDYNGTRINVALGTVAGGQTRTVTFRTTIQ is encoded by the coding sequence ATGATGAAAGCGCCTGTGGGGGGCGCGAAGCATCAGCTTCTACCCTCTTGTTCCATTCTCGCGCTGCTGGCCGCGTTCGCGCTGCCGACGCAGGCCGAGGCTGCCGGCACCCGCGCCGGCTCGACCATCAGCAACACCGCTAGCGCCAGCTATGACACGGGCGGCGGCCCGACGACGATCGATTCGAACCGCGTCGACCTGCTCGTCGATGAATTGCTCGATGTCACGGTCGATTCGAGCAACCCCGCCGACGTTCCGACAACGCCGGGCGCGACGGGTCAGGTGCTGACCTTCTCGGTCACCAATAACGGCAATGGCGTCGAAGCTTTTGGCCTTACGACGGTCGCGAACGCGGGCGGCGACAATTACGACCCCGTCGTCACGCAAATCTATCTCGATAATGGCGACGGCGTTTTCGACGCGAGCACCGACACGCTCTATACCGCGGGCGCGAACGATCCCTCGCTCAACCCGGACCAAAGCATCACCGTCTTCGTTCTCGCGACGACGCCGGGAACGGTGGTCGACGGCAATCGCGGTATCGTGAGTCTTGGCGCGGCGGCCAGGACGGGTACCGGTGTGCCGGGCACCAGCTTTGCGGGCCAAGGCGAAGGCGGCGGCGATGCCGTCGTCGGCTCGACCGGTGCCGATGGCACCGATGCGGGTGCTTTTATCGTCTCGGCAGCGACCGTGACGCTTGTCAAATCGGCTGTGGTGACCAATTCGCTCGGCACTGCGGACCCGATCCCGGGTGCGACGATCTCTTACACGATCGTTGCCACCGTCGCGGGCAGCGGCTCGGTCAGCGGTCTTGCTATCACCGATAATATCCCCGCGGACACCAGCTATGTCCCCGGCTCGATCACGCTCGGCGGCAGCGCGCTGTCCGACGCGGCAGACGCCGACGCCGGCGATTACAACGGCACGCGGATCAACGTCGCGCTAGGCACCGTCGCCGGCGGCCAGACCCGCACCGTCACCTTCCGAACCACGATCCAATGA